The DNA segment GCACCTGCCGACTGATGGAGCTCACGGAGGGCTTCCCCCGCAGCGGGTGAACGCGCCGCCGGGCCGCCATCGCTCCGGCGCACGCTCGAGCGCGCGTCCGCGACGTCGTCTGCGCAGCCGGCCCGGTCTGCCGGTGAGCAGATGCCGTCCGCCCTGACGCTCACCCGCCGCGAGTGACGGCAAGGGAGCGGTGCGCAGTCAGGCTTCGACGGATCGGAACGACGTGAGGGCGGCGTATCGCCCAGGGTCCGACGTGCAGGCCCATGTTCGACCGGTCCCGACATCGCAGGAGGACGCCACGGGCACTCTCATGGTCTGGGAGTTCGACTCACCCGCTGCTGCGGAGGACGCCATCCCCACCCTGCAGCACCGTGCTGGACAGGAGCTGGACGAGGTCTGCGACGCGGCGACGGTCTCATGGGACCCGGGTGGGGAGAAGCCGAAGACCCGTCAGCTCCGGGACCTCACCGGAGCCGGGGCGCTGGGGGGCATGTCCTGGGGGACGCCGTTCGGGCTGATCCTCGTCGTGCCCCTGCTCGGGGCCGCCCTCGGCGCGGCTACGGGGACGGTCGGCGGCGCGCTGACCGACGTGGGCATCGACGACGACGTCATCCAGGACGTCCGGCAGCAGGTCACTCCCGGTAGCTCTGCGCTCGTCGTCATGGCCTCTGACGCCGGGCAGGACGAGGCCCACGATGCCTCTGCGGAGCAGCACCCGCCGCTGCTGCGCACCAATCTGTCGACAGATCAGGTGGACGCCCTGCGCACGGTGTTCGCCGCGTGACCTGGGCAGGGGCGGAGCTGCCGCGCGCCCGGCGAGCACCGGACGTCGGCGGTCATGGCAGAGCCTGACCGTCCCCCCGGGCGAGGGCCGAGCCGCCTCTCTCGACTGCGGCGCCACGGCGCCGGTCTACGAACGCGGGGACTGCGGGTGGACCGTCGCGGCCTGGGCAAGGACGCCGTATCCGGGATGGTCCTGGGCGTGGAGAGCGTGCCGGACGGGTTGGCCAGCGGACTGCTCGCCGGCGTCAACCCGTTGGCCGGCCTCTACGGGTACCTGTACGGGATGGTCGGCGCGGCCTTCCTGACCGGCACGACGTTCATGGCCGTGCAGGCAACGGGGGCCATGGCACTCGTCGTCGCGGACGTCGACCTCGCGTCCTACCAGGATCCGGCCAGGGCGCTGTTCACCCTGGCCGTGCTCACCGGCTTCGTGATGATCCTGGCCGGCGTCCTGCGGGCCGGCACGCTGCTGCGCTTCGTCCCCACGGCGGTCATGACCGGGTTCGTCACCGCTGTCGGGCTCAACATCCTGCTGGGCCAGCTGGCCAACTTCACCGGCTTCGAGTCCGATGCCGGCAACCGGGTCCTGCGCGCCCTCGACCTGGTGCTGCACCCGTGGGGGGTCGACGTCTGGGTGCTGACGGTGGGCGTGGTGACGACGGCGGCGATCGTGCTGCTGCAACGGACACCGTTGCGCTCCCTGGGGCTCGTCGTCGCCATCGTGCTGGGCTCCTTGCTGGCCGCGGGTCTCGACCGCTGGGGGCACGACGTCCCGCTCGTGTCCGACCTCGCCGACATCCCGAACTCGCTCCCCGGCCCGGTCCTGCCGGACCTCAGCGACACTGCGTCGCTCTCCTTGGCGGCCGTGTCACTGGCCTTCGTCGGGCTCGTGCAAGGCGCTGCGATCTCTGCAGGCATCCCGAATCCTGATGGGGCCCGGGGCGATCCGAACCGGGACTTCGTCGGTCAGGGCGCCGGGAACCTCGCTGCCGGTCTGTTCCAGGGCATGCCCGTCGGCGGGTCGATGTCGGCGTCGGCGCTGCTGGTCGCCAGTGGTGCCCACAGTCGGCTGGCGCTGGTGGTGGCCGCGGGGGTGATGGCGGTGACCGTGCTGCTGTTCGCCGACGTCGTCGGCCTGGTCGCCATGCCCGCCTTGGCGGCGCTGCTCATCGTGGTCGCCGTCGGGACGATCAAACCGGCGGCGGTGCTGTCGGTGTGGCGGACCGGGCCTGTGCAGGCTGCGCTGATGGGCGTCACGCTGGTGCTGACCTTGCTCGTTCCGCTGCAGTACGCGGTGCTCGTCGGCGTGGGCCTGGCCATCGTGGCGTTCGTCGCCCAGCAGTCGAACCGGCTGACCGTCCGGCGGCTCGTGCCGTCACCGGATGGCCGGATGCGCGAGTGCGACGCCCCTCGCACCCTGCCCGCGGGGACGGTGACCGTGCTGCAGCCGTACGGCAGCCTCTTCTTCGCGAGCGCGCCGGTGTTCCGCGCCCAGCTCCCGCGAGTGGACGACAGCAGTGCGCCCGCGGTCGTCGTGCTCCGGTTCCGCGGTGTCGATCAGTTCGCGCTGTCCATCATCGACGTCCTGCGTGGCTACGCGGGGGAGTTGAGTGCCGTCGGCTCGCGCCTCGTGCTCGTCGTGAGCAGCGACCGGGCGGTCCGCCAGCTCGAGGACGTCGGACTGGCAGCGCAGCTCGGCACGCACGGGGTCTACCGGGGCTGGGAGTGGCTGGGAGAGGCCGTACGCCGCGCCTACCAGGACTCGCAACAGTGGATCGAGCACGGACGGGGCGACGGAGCCGGATGAGGCGACGCTGACGAGTCCGGTCCACCGGTGGACACCGCCGGATGGCGCGGAACACCGACGCGGTCGGATTGCCTGCTGCGGGGGCCCCGGACAGTCGCTCGTGCCGCCGCTTCTCTCATCCGTTGTGGATGACGCACACCTCGCTCGAGCGGACGCAGGCTGCACGGCGTGGCGTCCAAAGCGCGGCCGACTGCGTTCGCACCGGGGCTGCCGCGCGGCGTCGTGGTACTGCTCGGCAGCGCAGGAGCCGTCGTGACGATCGCCGGCATCAGGGCCTTCGCCGACCTGCTGGGGCCGGTCTTCTTGGCACTCGTGCTCACCATCTCCGTGCACCCGACCCTCAGGCGGCTGCAGCGGCGGGGTTGGCCCAGGTGGCTGGCGGTCACCGTCACCACGTTGGCGGTCATCGGCTTCGTCCTGGCGCTCGCTCTGTCGCTGGCCCTCGCCGTGACCCGGCTGGCCACGCTGCTGCCGACCTATGCGGACCGCTTCGCGGAACTGCTCGGCCAGCTGAACTCCACGCTGTCCCGGTGGGGGATCGGAGAGGAGCAGATCGCCACCGCGCTCGACCGGATCGACCTCGGCGCGCTCGCGTCCCTTCTCGAGAAGCTGGTCGCAGGCCTGGCGGGGGCACTGTCCAGCGTGCTGTTCCTGCTGTTCTTGTTGCTCTTCATGGGCGTCGACGCGGCCGGCTTCCCGGGCCGGTTACGCGCGGTCTCCACCACCCGCCCGGCGATCGTCACAGCCCTCGTCAGCTTCGCGGAGGGCACGCGCAGCTACCTCAACGTCAGCACCGTGTTCGGTCTCGTCGTGGCCGTGATCGACACGGCGGCGCTGTGGCTCCTGGGCGTCCCGCTGCCGCTGCTGTGGGGCCTGCTCTCCTACGTCACCAACTACATCCCCAACATCGGCTTCATCATCGGCCTGGCGCCGCCGGCCCTGCTTGCCCTGCTCGAGGGCGGACCACGGCTGATGCTGGTCGTGATCGTCGTCTACAGCGGAGTCAACTTCGTCATCCAGTCGGTGATCCAGCCGAAGTTCGTCGGCGACGCGGTGAACCTCTCACTTCCCCTGACCTTTCTCTCCCTGGTGTTCTGGACGGCCGTGATCGGGCCGGTGGGCGCCATCCTCGCCATCCCCCTGACGCTGCTGGCCAAGGCGCTTCTGGTGGACATCGATCCGAACACCCGCTGGCTGGCACACCTGGTCACCAGCAACGCCCCCGACGACCCGCCGGACGTCACGGCCACGGACGATGCACGGCCGTCGGTCGGCCCATCCGTGCGGAAGGCGCCGGCCGAGGCGCTCTCGGTCCACGAGGTGCCCAGGCAGGGGATCGACTGAGTGCTGGCGGCGATGCGGCCAGCCGTGCCCCGCTGAGGTGAGCAGGGCGTCTGGTCATCCGCGCCGGGTGATCCTCCGACGACGGAGCTCGACAAGCCTTGAGCACACGGCCCGCGGGGACGGCACCGGGCCGACAAGAGAACCGACGGTGGGGATGCACTGATGGCAGGAGTGATTCGCGCCTCCGGTGAGCGGGCCACCGGCATGCGCTACGAGTTCTTGCTGCCCGGCCGTGTGTCGGAGATGGTGTGCGACGCGTTTCCTGAGCTGACCACCCGGCCGAGCCCCA comes from the Modestobacter italicus genome and includes:
- a CDS encoding SulP family inorganic anion transporter, encoding MDRRGLGKDAVSGMVLGVESVPDGLASGLLAGVNPLAGLYGYLYGMVGAAFLTGTTFMAVQATGAMALVVADVDLASYQDPARALFTLAVLTGFVMILAGVLRAGTLLRFVPTAVMTGFVTAVGLNILLGQLANFTGFESDAGNRVLRALDLVLHPWGVDVWVLTVGVVTTAAIVLLQRTPLRSLGLVVAIVLGSLLAAGLDRWGHDVPLVSDLADIPNSLPGPVLPDLSDTASLSLAAVSLAFVGLVQGAAISAGIPNPDGARGDPNRDFVGQGAGNLAAGLFQGMPVGGSMSASALLVASGAHSRLALVVAAGVMAVTVLLFADVVGLVAMPALAALLIVVAVGTIKPAAVLSVWRTGPVQAALMGVTLVLTLLVPLQYAVLVGVGLAIVAFVAQQSNRLTVRRLVPSPDGRMRECDAPRTLPAGTVTVLQPYGSLFFASAPVFRAQLPRVDDSSAPAVVVLRFRGVDQFALSIIDVLRGYAGELSAVGSRLVLVVSSDRAVRQLEDVGLAAQLGTHGVYRGWEWLGEAVRRAYQDSQQWIEHGRGDGAG
- a CDS encoding DUF1269 domain-containing protein; the encoded protein is MVWEFDSPAAAEDAIPTLQHRAGQELDEVCDAATVSWDPGGEKPKTRQLRDLTGAGALGGMSWGTPFGLILVVPLLGAALGAATGTVGGALTDVGIDDDVIQDVRQQVTPGSSALVVMASDAGQDEAHDASAEQHPPLLRTNLSTDQVDALRTVFAA
- a CDS encoding AI-2E family transporter, with translation MVLLGSAGAVVTIAGIRAFADLLGPVFLALVLTISVHPTLRRLQRRGWPRWLAVTVTTLAVIGFVLALALSLALAVTRLATLLPTYADRFAELLGQLNSTLSRWGIGEEQIATALDRIDLGALASLLEKLVAGLAGALSSVLFLLFLLLFMGVDAAGFPGRLRAVSTTRPAIVTALVSFAEGTRSYLNVSTVFGLVVAVIDTAALWLLGVPLPLLWGLLSYVTNYIPNIGFIIGLAPPALLALLEGGPRLMLVVIVVYSGVNFVIQSVIQPKFVGDAVNLSLPLTFLSLVFWTAVIGPVGAILAIPLTLLAKALLVDIDPNTRWLAHLVTSNAPDDPPDVTATDDARPSVGPSVRKAPAEALSVHEVPRQGID